A single window of Acanthopagrus latus isolate v.2019 chromosome 1, fAcaLat1.1, whole genome shotgun sequence DNA harbors:
- the LOC119018434 gene encoding inositol 1,4,5-trisphosphate receptor-interacting protein, producing MQDTLVRVFVVALSLLTYPRDEPGVEEWDDITAVGMQKHEERLLRGGDKPNHQMTPVSEEVAHADKKAPLGDAQNIPEERNQSDHVTEEDEMSVLEDVTVTKEEEDSADQKLPEEGHVNANSDQSQSHNSKGALETPTLKTSQTEHEQEREDIQIDGSDGDPSRSQEEQDKPEHKEAFSSKEQESPVSHLHTKTSENETAEKTMTDSERDYLWYIWNTFSIISMIRLFRKFLEKKTPVTKGEATSFPVTCTAAGVLLPDSVTLQRFHSRCVQVSDKKWREDEFLEGFAKDLLDAMRTVTDRNGGMVVEDFEMTDVCDIIVPISPPDPYSFQCLLWNNQASDLLPDMQVCGQIKLVEDKRVQNGCPCQSADADDMVCLLHCTTEKVVKKTADVRDGLPCTKNSQFLSKSQVNRWFQSTIKQAWALISHKYEFELNIRYIDAPGALVVRFRSGKKISFSMNPVVKTSTDAYFFITPGSPNNLDTSWALSLTNYEDRFLEHIAKNLPNNSCHIQTLEIAHFLHRRQTALSGSSAIKHFHFKTALMHLLLTKDHSQWKPNHVACRLRDLLDFMEKSLKKQLLHHVLIGNPLAQRVIELPAEFTQAKSVNLFHPLVVHNCIYKNAVMHFQEMLQNAHMLICDYVDQC from the coding sequence ATGCAAGATACTCTGGTGCGAGTGTTTGTCGTGGCTCTCAGTCTTCTCACATATCCGAGGGATGAGCCTGGTGTTGAGGAATGGGATGATATCACCGCAGTGGGCATGCAAAAGCATGAAGAAAggctgctgagaggaggagataaaCCGAACCACCAAATGACACCTGTTAGTGAGGAAGTGGCACATGCTGACAAGAAAGCACCTCTTGGCGACGCACAAAACATCCCTGAGGAACGAAATCAGTCTGATCATGTAACTGAAGAagatgaaatgtcagttttagaAGATGTGACCGTCaccaaagaagaggaagacagtgCAGATCAGAAATTACCAGAGGAGGGACATGTTAATGCAAATTCGGATCAAAGTCAGTCACACAACTCCAAAGGTGCACTTGAGACACCCACTCTGAAGACTTCACAAACTGAAcatgagcaggagagagaggacatcCAGATCGACGGCTCCGATGGTGACCCAAGCAGATCCCAAGAGGAACAAGATAAACCTGAGCACAAGGAAGCGTTCAGCTCCAAAGAACAAGAATCTCCTGTGTCACATCTTCACACTAAGacatcagaaaatgaaactgcAGAGAAGACAATGACTGACTCGGAGAGAGATTACCTCTGGTACATATGGAACACattctccatcatctccatgATACGCTTGTTTCGGAAATTCCTCGAGAAAAAAACCCCAGTTACAAAAGGAGAAGCCACGTCATTCCCAGTGACCTGCACTGCTGCTGGAGTGCTGCTACCAGACAGCGTCACTCTGCAGCGATTTCATTCCAGATGTGTTCAAGTCTCCGATAAGAAGTGGAGGGAGGATGAATTTTTGGAGGGGTTTGCAAAGGATCTGTTGGATGCCATGAGGACTGTCACTGACAGAAATGGCGGCATGGTGGTTGAAGACTTTGAGATGACGgatgtgtgtgacatcatcgtcCCCATTAGCCCACCTGATCCGTATAGCTTTCAGTGCCTGCTCTGGAACAACCAGGCAAGTGACCTGCTGCCAGATATGCAAGTCTGTGGTCAAATCAAACTGGTGGAGGATAAGAGAGTCCAAAATGGCTGCCCGTGTCAGTCTGCTGACGCAGATGATATGGTTTGCCTGCTGCACTGCACGACTGAGAAAGTAGTGAAGAAAACTGCTGATGTTCGTGACGGCCTGCCCTGCACGAAGAACTCCCAGTTCCTGTCAAAATCACAGGTCAACAGGTGGTTTCAGAGCACCATCAAACAAGCCTGGGCGCTCATTTCACATAAGTACGAATTTGAGCTGAACATTCGCTATATCGATGCTCCAGGTGCTCTGGTAGTTCGTTTCAGATCAGGGAAGAAGATTAGCTTCAGTATGAATCCTGTGGTTAAAACCAGCACTGATGCGTATTTCTTTATTACTCCTGGCTCCCCGAACAACTTGGATACGTCCTGGGCGCTCTCCCTGACCAACTATGAAGATCGCTTCTTGGAGCACATTGCGAAAAACCTGCCTAATAACTCATGCCACATTCAAACTCTTGAGATTGCGCATTTCCTTCACAGGAGACAAACGGCACTGTCAGGGAGCAGTGCCATcaagcattttcatttcaaaactgcCCTCATGCATCTGCTTTTGACCAAAGACCACTCACAGTGGAAACCCAACCATGTGGCTTGCAGGCTACGAGACTTGCTGGACTTCATGGAGAAAAGCCTAAAGAAGCAGCTCCTGCACCATGTTCTTATTGGGAACCCTTTAGCTCAGAGGGTTATTGAACTTCCTGCTGAATTTACTCAAGCAAAGAGTGTGAATCTCTTCCATCCCCTTGTGGTTCACAACTGTATCTACAAAAATGCTGTGATGCATTTCCAGGAAATGCTTCAAAATGCACACATGCTTATATGTGATTATGTTGatcagtgttaa
- the zp3c gene encoding zona pellucida sperm-binding protein 3 encodes MELNCAGFLLLMFCSAYSYQLRSGPRYGAFVHDPELEWERMQTVIGEEMKQVPAPEPKFWKSVARSQTPVPEAKKVPEFLIVSASDLQKEVFKPEKGARPLPSSISKMLLEATAAPTTAAADTRPKLVEVLCHVDRMYVRIRKEVFKYKDAYKYIKLGSCPVNQGTKDHYYFLYLLKNDCGFKKESNVNDLSIRNTLYYKPDGPVLRAMPFDVPLQCKFPRFFHSFKAGFYPNLQGGTIRKMLQPKSSFTITPLDASGNEITGSKTYTLGQPMYFQAKGPDSSGSQRMYINKCFMTASQDSTSNPKYTVIDNQGCMIDSKVTVLSKFLTGTSKMVQKFSVGALIFKDTASTSSTRQLYMHCDITMGSLTPTPSSKACSYDATAKKWKELYGDDSVCTCCETTCTSALPKASRTMISSHSWKVDLSSQNGYAEVDPQMKSFDTDAFSLEDPDMAEHIGFLNYWDHDY; translated from the exons ATGGAGCTGAACTGTGCTGGATTTTTACTATTGATGTTTTGTTCTGCCTATAGTTATCAGTTAAGAAGTGGACCCAGATATGGTGCATTTGTGCATGACCCTGAGCTGGAGTGGGAGAGAATGCAGACAGTGATCGGCgaagaaatgaaacaagtcCCTGCGCCTGAACCCAAATTCTGGAAGAGTGTGGCACGTAGTCAAACACCAGTACCAGAAGCAAAGAAAGTTCCTGAGTTTCTAATAGTCTCGGCCTCTGATCTCCAGAAAGAGGTGTTCAAGCCAGAAAAGGGTGCCAGACCTCTCCCTTCCTCGATCTCTAAAATGTTACTTGAAGCTACTGCTGCTCCTACAACTGCTGCAGCCGATACCAGACCAAAACTGGTTGAAGTCCTGTGCCATGTTGACAGAATGTATGTAAGAATCAGGAAGGAGGTCTTTAAGTATAAGGAtgcatataaatacattaaactAGGCAGCTGTCCTGTTAATCAGGGCACCAAAGACCATTACTACTTCCTATACCTTCTGAAAAATGACTGTGGATTCAAGAAAGAG agtAATGTGAATGATTTGTCCATTCGCAATACCCTCTACTACAAGCCAGATGGTCCGGTCTTAAGGGCAATGCCATTTGATGTCCCCTTGCAGTGTAAATTTCCCAG ATTTTTCCACTCCTTCAAAGCTGGTTTCTATCCCAACCTACAGGGAGGAACAATTCGCAAAATGCTCCAACCAAAAAGTAGCTTTACAATTACCCCTCTAGATG CATCGGGTAATGAAATCACAGGATCCAAAACTTACACCTTGGGCCAGCCGATGTACTTTCAGGCCAAAGGACCAGACAGTTCTGGATCTCAGAGGATGTACATCAACAAGTGCTTCATGACAGCCTCCCAAGACTCGACTTCAAATCCTAAATATACAGTCATTGACAACCAAGG CTGCATGATCGATAGCAAGGTGACCGTACTGTCAAAGTTCCTCACTGGCACCTCAAAGATGGTCCAGAAATTCAGCGTGGGTGCTCTGATTTTCAAGGACACAGCTTCTACCTCGTCAACACGG CAACTCTACATGCACTGTGATATCACAATGGGGTCACTTACACCAACTCCGAGTTCAAAGGCCTGCAGTTATGATGCAACTGCCAAAAA ATGGAAGGAGCTGTACGGTGACGACTCCGTGTGTACCTGCTGTGAAACCACCTGCACCTCAGCACTGCCGAAGG CTTCAAGAACTATGATCTCTAGCCACTCTTGGAAGGTTGACTTGAGCAGCCAGAATGGATATGCAGAGGTCGATCCGCAGATGAAATCCTTTGACACTGACGCCTTCAGTTTGGAGGACCCCGACATGGCCGAGCATATAGGCTTTCTGAACTACTGGGATCATGATTACTGA
- the LOC119018457 gene encoding ras-related protein Rab-40C-like, translating into MRGMMGTQSSPVKSYDYLLKFLLVGDSDVGKGEILDSLQDGSVESPYAYSSGIDYKTTTILLDGRRVKLELWDTSGQGRFCTIFRSYSRGAQGILLVYDITNSWSFDGIDRWIREIDEHAPGVPRILVGNRLHLAFKRQVPTEQARAYADKNSMTFFEVSPLCNFNVIESFTELSRIVLMRHGMEKFWRPNRVFSLQDLCCRSIVSCTPVHLIDKLPLPVAIKSHLKSFSMANGMNAVMMHGRSYSVANSAASGGGSGASKANSLKRSKSFRPPQSPPKNSSASSKGNCKIS; encoded by the exons ATGCGTGGGATGATGGGGACCCAGAGTAGTCCTGTCAAGAGTTACGATTATCTTTTAAAATTCCTTTTGGTGGGAGACAGCGATGTCGGAAAGGGAGAAATCTTGGACAGTTTGCAGGACGGATCGGTAGAATCTCCATATGCCTACAGCAGTG gGATTGATTACAAGACCACCACAATTCTGCTGGATGGGAGACGGGTGAAATTAGAATTATG GGACACATCAGGGCAAGGCAGATTCTGCACCATCTTCAGGTCTTACTCTCGTGGAGCACAG GGCATCTTGCTAGTGTATGACATCACCAACAGCTGGTCGTTTGACGGCATCGACCGCTGGATCCGGGAAATCGACGAG catgcCCCAGGTGTACCCAGGATTCTGGTGGGCAACCGACTTCACCTGGCTTTCAAGCGGCAGGTGCCCACGGAGCAGGCGAGGGCTTACGCGGACAAGAACAGCATGACTTTCTTTGAGGTCAGCCCGCTGTGCAACTTCAACGTCATCGAATCCTTCACTGAACTTTCGCGCATTGTGCTGATGAGGCACGGGATGGAGAAATTCTGGAGGCCCAACCGAG TCTTCAGCCTCCAAGATCTGTGCTGCCGATCGATTGTCTCCTGCACACCGGTGCACCTCATCGACAAACTGCCCCTCCCCGTGGCCATCAAGTCTCACCTCAAGTCTTTCTCGATGGCCAACGGCATGAACGCAGTCATGATGCACGGACGCTCGTACTCGGTGGCCAACAGCGCGGCATCAGGCGGAGGCAGCGGCGCCAGCAAAGCCAACAGTCTCAAGCGCTCAAAGTCCTTCAGGCCTCCGCAGAGCCCTCCAAAGAACTCGTCGGCATCCTCTAAGGGGAACTGTAAGATCTCATAG